The window GCACACCAGAAGGCTACGGCTGCAGGCACCGACGAGGTTGCACTCCAGATCAGACTGACTCCGGAGAAGCCGAGAAAGCACAATACCCAGCGGTAACATGGCAGGCGCGTGATGGAGGCCAGTGTTCTCGGGGCATTGCCGATGGAGTGAAAGACGACGATTGCCAAGAGAATGTAGTTGAGCCCGAGGCTGAGCATCACCCCTGTCTGAGGGTCCGCGTTCAGGACGTGTGTGGTAAGGAGTACGAAGAAGAGACGGAAGGAGAAGAAGAACCCAATGACCGCTGGCAAAAGCTTGACCGCTCTTGCTGGGACGTTGCGTGGGTTCAGGTCCTCAACCACTATCTTCCTATTTCTCCATGCTTGCCCGGGAGCGAAGTTTCGTTCGTCTCAGCAGCTGATTCAACGGTGTTTCAGACTTTACTGCGAATCGCTACACAACTCTTCGTCACTGGCGCCTGCACGCCCCAATCCGATTTGATCTCATTCAGAAGCATAGCCGCATGAAGCTCTGCAATTGTCAGGGAACTGTCACTCATTTGACACAACATTTTAACTCGACCTTACGTAAGAAGAGCAAACAGGCTGTGGACGATAGTTCTTCCATCTTGTCTTGCATACGACCATCAGCGAGTGCGCAATTCAGCGGCAAATAAAACATCGCAACGGTGGTCGGTGACCTACAAGAAGCACCATTTCTACCAGCTCGACCGTGCCAAGCAAGAGACTTGGCCAGCGGAGCCTAAAGCTGTCATTAAGCAGTCAGTCCCTTGTAATGCTCGGTTCGTTGTTCGCATCATCAACAGGCGCTGGGTTGCGCCACCGTGGATTCAATATTATAGAGAAATAGGAGCGATCGACCGGCACCCTCTGCACAATCAGTCGCAGATTCCTGAAGCGTCGCAGGCACAAGGAACGTATGTACTATGGCATCGATCCATCTTTCGTCATGGACGCCACATAATCAGACTCTTCGATTAACCGTCCCTCACGAAGCAGCAAGACGCGATCAGCGAAGCCTACGGCGTGAAGGCGATGCGATACAAGGAGCACAGTAATTTCCGAGGACTTCAGATTCCCGAGCAACTCCCGCTCATTTTCGTAATCCAGCGCAGATGTCGACTCATCCAGGAGCAGGAGAGTGACGCCTCGAAGGATCGCCCGGGCAAGACCTAACCTCTGGCGTTCTCCGCCCGAGAATAGAACTCCGTTGTCGCCAACGCGGGTCTCCAGGCCCTGAGGCTGCTCGGATACAAATTCGCTAAGTCTGGCTACCGCAAGCGCATTCATCAGCTCATCATCGCTTTTTTTCGGTAACCCGAAGAGCAGATTGTTTCGTATTGAATCATCCAAAAGAGCGATTTCCTGGGGAACATAGGCAACGCTTTTGCGATCAACCCGCACGGTGCCAGACGCGGGCTGAAGGATGCCAGCAATGATATTCAGGAGAGTGCTCTTGCCGCTTCCTGAAACTCCGCGAACCACAATCCTCTCTCCATGGCGAAGGTAAAGAGTCACGTCCCGCAGAATCTGCTCGCCCTCATCGAAAAAGAAGCTGACTTGAACCAACTCGACTACCACACCTATGGATGGCAGTCGTATCTCTGGAGTCAACTTACGATGCAATAGGCAATCACTGAGTTCTCGGTTGATGGCCTGAAGGCTATCATAAGAACCTTCCGTGAGACCTGCCATGAGCGCGATCTGGCCGATCAGCGGGAGAAGGCGTCGAGACAATACAAAGTAAAACACGAGCAGTGAGAGCAGTTGACGTACATCACCATGGCCCAATTGAACGACTATGACAACAAACAGAAAGAGCAGCACTACTCCTTGGTCTGCGAGGATTCGCGATATCTGGGGGAGAAGTGCAAGGCGCAGATTGCTTGCGCGCAGACGGCCAACCTCCTCTCCGATCCGGTCGTGGAAGAAAGACTGATTTCCGTATGTGCGTATCTCTTTTCCACTCGAGAACATGTCCGACAAATTTCTCTGAAGTAAACGCAATGACTGTTCACGATTGGAGGCGGCCAGTCTGAGCTTGTTGCGAAGAAGGTAACGATGTACTCCGTAGAGCAGAACCACTGCGGTCCCGAGGCCGCATGCTGCTTCGGGATTCTGATAGACAACAGCAACGGTCATGAGCGCAACGACCGTGACCGCGGCTGTCATTTCAATATAAAGATGGTAGAAATTGGCAGCATCCATCGCTGTGACTGAGGCGTACTTCAGCAGCTCGCTGCGATTGCGCATGACGAACCGACTCCACAGCATTTCACTGTAGCCATAGGTAAGTCGAAGAAGGATATCTGAATAAAGACTTTGAATGTAACCAACGACCGCACGTGTTGAAAGGAGGTCCAGGACGACACGCAGAACGACGAGAGCCGAGGTGGTTAAAGCAGCGACAAGAACCGTTTTGGGCATCCACCAGTGATGATGGGCAGACACTCCGCCCTGCAATAGCAGGAAGAAAAGATACATCGCACCGGCGAGAAGCAGATCGCAGAGCCCCACTGCGATCCTCTCTGCGATGAGCATTGCAAAGACAATGCGTTGCCGAGCTCCAAGCAGCTGAAGCGCCGAATGCAATCGTTCGCCAAAGCGAATGGGGAGGTCCTTATCTGCTGCGACGAAAGGCTGAGTCACGGTTGGGTTTCTCTATCCCACATCCTGCAACACATTGGCTTGCTGGACCACCACTGGTCTGAAGCGAAAGTCAGATCGTGCTCTCCTCGCTGAGCCAGTCCGGTTGTGCGGTCAAGGGTATTGGACGATCGAACTGGGCACGCGGACGATGGGTCGCTCATGAGCTGAATTTACTAAGCCGCAGATCCAGGAGTGTCAGCGGCCTGTCGTCACAATGTCATCAATTTGTAACCGATTCAGTCCAAGGGCAGCGAAAGAGTGCACGAGAAAGCCTATGCAACATTTCATTGTCCTGGAATTCGATTGCATGAAGGTGGCACATACATTCAATGGAAGATCCGTCGCCTACAGAGCGCTGTCAAGCAAAGTCCTCGCCCGCAATCGCTGGCATAGATCAGGGACTGCGAATCTGAGGACCAGGAAGGCTCGATAGAGTTGCACGCCGCTTGCGTGAATTTGTGCGTTTGTCCGTTCTTCATGTCTCGTAACCGAAGGTTCCAGTTTCCGCCGTCAAGTTCGCTATATGCCAGCCACCGGCCATCGGGAGAGACGGAAGGGTACCTTGCATCCGTCATACCAAGAGATTGGATCTTTCCCGCTTGATCCGTCGTGAATAAACCTGGCGGACCTTCGGATGCGCCTGAGAATACGAGTTCTCCGTTTGGCAAGAAGGACATTTCAAGCACATTGAGTTCTGGAGGAGTTACAGGTCTGTCCGCCTCGACCGGGTGACTCAAATCACGAACCCAGATTCCCGCTCGACCATGATTCTCACGGAGAAAGGCTAACCACCTCCCATCAAAAGATGCGACCGGCGACTCAGCCTGCCTGATGCCTTCACTCCACTTTGCCGAGGAGACGATTGTCGTTTCATGGCCCGTCTGCTCTATCCAACGTTCGCCGTTTGCAGTAGTCATCGTGAGATAGTCATCACGGTTTATGTCGCTGAATTGGACCGTGCCGAGACGGTCGACCGCTAAATGATATCCATCCGAAAGCAATGCTATGAACAGAACCGAATCTTCTTGAATCGCTGGATTGGCCGCCATCAGTACGGGTTTCGGCAAAGGGATTCTCCACTGATAATCCGCATAAAGACCCTTCTGATGGCGAAGGTTCAAAACAATACCGATCGCCAGGAGTAGTGAAAGGGCAACTGCCCACGCCCGGTTTACGGACCATTCCACTTCACGCTGCCGCTCGCGGAACAAAAGTGCATACGCGAAAACGCAGAGCAGTACGAGCATGTAGAGTCTTGGCACTCGCAACAATGCGAACCATCCATCCCTTCCCTCGTCTATTCCTCTGACAAATCCCGCCGCTGCGTATAGAGGTAGAATAATCGCCACCCAAAGGGCGGACTTCTTCCCCTGAAGCGACCCCAGAATCAGAGAGATGGGAAGAATCAGAAGCGTGAAGAGGTAGGATGCTGGCGAAGTCGAGATTGCAAGGCTGGCCAGGGTAATGGCTGCCCACTCGAGACGAATCTGCGACGGACGACTCTCGTTCGGGACTGCAAGGAGCAATGACGGGGCCATGATCATCATCTGTAATAGGGGATGCAGAACCGCAAAGAGCCACGGCGCATTCATTGCAGGATGCTGATTCAACTGCGGCTCGTATACAAACAACCGATGCAGGAGGGATCCGAGAGAAGAGAGTTGCAGGTTGTATGGATCAAGCCCCTCGCCGCGGAGAACCGACGGCAGCACCTGGACCAGATAAGTCCGATTTAACTCCCAGCCGAATGCAAGGACGGACACGATTGCCGTGCACAACGAGCCTGCAACTCCGCCGGCAAAGGCTCTGCCGTTTCCCTTTCGTAGGAAGTACAGCAGGTAGAGCACAGGAAAAATCTTCAGGCCTGCGGCGATTCCAACGACTATACCCGCCAGGAATCGCCGCTGACGAACGTCCAACCAACACGACAGCGTCAACAGGAAGAGTAGTAAAACGTAGTACTGTCCGAAGGCGAAATTTATCGTCAAAGGGAGGCTCAACGTGAATACCAGAGAGATCCGGCGCCACGGAAGATACGTTAGAGCATGCAGAAGACTTAGGGTCGCGAAGAGCAGTCCAAGATTAAGGATGAGCCAGCAACGCTTGGCCGCTAAAGCAGGCATTGAGGCGAGTGGATACACGGCGAGGGTGGAAAAAGGCGTGATGGGCACCATGCCGACGGTCCGCTGCGCGATGTCGCGGTGATCTTTCTGGCGCTGCAACCATACCCACTCAAATACACGCGACGTATCATAATGCTCTGAGAGAAGACGCGCGGTCAGATAGTAATTCGGAAAATCGGTGTTCAGCGTATACCATGCCCGCGGCAGGATGCGCGTGCCGAGATTTGCTGCAAGCAACGCGACCAGCATCCACTCTCCAATGCGAAACCATTGACGAGACTTCGAACGATGGTCGGATTCGGAGAGTGCCGGGCTTTCCTTTGATGCGTGTTTCCACAGATTAGTCAAAGTCATCGTACGTCTCGAATGTTCTTGCCGACGACTGGTGAATTTGTGAGTTCGCGCAAGAGAAATCGCGACAGTCTAACGCCGCGTCCAGTTTCCCTGCACAAGCAGTTACCGATTGGCCACCGACTGAGCACGCACGGAGAATCCAGGGTCCACCTCGGTTTGCGGATATTCGCGCAAACCAGTGAGTTGCAGCATGATGTGCCAAAGAAAGGAAGAGTTATTGCGAAGATAGCGCCAAAACAGGTGACGTGGGTCTTGAATGAGCCGGTGCAGCCATTGCAGTCCCGCACTTTTCACCCACTGCGGAGCATCCTTGATGCGGCCTGTGTGAAAATCAAAGGCTGCCCCTACGCCGAACATCACGGTGGAATCTAACAGGGGTAGAAACCTCATCATAAAACGCTCTTGCTTCGGGGTGCTAATACCGACCCAGATCAGGTCTGGTTTCAAGTCGCGGATTCGGCCAGCAAGAGAATCTTCCTCTTCCTGATTCAAATCTCGATAGGGCGGTGTATGAGTACCGATGAT is drawn from Acidicapsa acidisoli and contains these coding sequences:
- a CDS encoding ATP-binding cassette domain-containing protein is translated as MTQPFVAADKDLPIRFGERLHSALQLLGARQRIVFAMLIAERIAVGLCDLLLAGAMYLFFLLLQGGVSAHHHWWMPKTVLVAALTTSALVVLRVVLDLLSTRAVVGYIQSLYSDILLRLTYGYSEMLWSRFVMRNRSELLKYASVTAMDAANFYHLYIEMTAAVTVVALMTVAVVYQNPEAACGLGTAVVLLYGVHRYLLRNKLRLAASNREQSLRLLQRNLSDMFSSGKEIRTYGNQSFFHDRIGEEVGRLRASNLRLALLPQISRILADQGVVLLFLFVVIVVQLGHGDVRQLLSLLVFYFVLSRRLLPLIGQIALMAGLTEGSYDSLQAINRELSDCLLHRKLTPEIRLPSIGVVVELVQVSFFFDEGEQILRDVTLYLRHGERIVVRGVSGSGKSTLLNIIAGILQPASGTVRVDRKSVAYVPQEIALLDDSIRNNLLFGLPKKSDDELMNALAVARLSEFVSEQPQGLETRVGDNGVLFSGGERQRLGLARAILRGVTLLLLDESTSALDYENERELLGNLKSSEITVLLVSHRLHAVGFADRVLLLREGRLIEESDYVASMTKDGSMP
- a CDS encoding glycosyltransferase 87 family protein, whose product is MTLTNLWKHASKESPALSESDHRSKSRQWFRIGEWMLVALLAANLGTRILPRAWYTLNTDFPNYYLTARLLSEHYDTSRVFEWVWLQRQKDHRDIAQRTVGMVPITPFSTLAVYPLASMPALAAKRCWLILNLGLLFATLSLLHALTYLPWRRISLVFTLSLPLTINFAFGQYYVLLLFLLTLSCWLDVRQRRFLAGIVVGIAAGLKIFPVLYLLYFLRKGNGRAFAGGVAGSLCTAIVSVLAFGWELNRTYLVQVLPSVLRGEGLDPYNLQLSSLGSLLHRLFVYEPQLNQHPAMNAPWLFAVLHPLLQMMIMAPSLLLAVPNESRPSQIRLEWAAITLASLAISTSPASYLFTLLILPISLILGSLQGKKSALWVAIILPLYAAAGFVRGIDEGRDGWFALLRVPRLYMLVLLCVFAYALLFRERQREVEWSVNRAWAVALSLLLAIGIVLNLRHQKGLYADYQWRIPLPKPVLMAANPAIQEDSVLFIALLSDGYHLAVDRLGTVQFSDINRDDYLTMTTANGERWIEQTGHETTIVSSAKWSEGIRQAESPVASFDGRWLAFLRENHGRAGIWVRDLSHPVEADRPVTPPELNVLEMSFLPNGELVFSGASEGPPGLFTTDQAGKIQSLGMTDARYPSVSPDGRWLAYSELDGGNWNLRLRDMKNGQTHKFTQAACNSIEPSWSSDSQSLIYASDCGRGLCLTALCRRRIFH
- a CDS encoding WecB/TagA/CpsF family glycosyltransferase, with the protein product MKTETISKSVKVLGIPVDPLDMESALGRIAEELQAHRKGYVCLIGVHGIMEAQRDPGLAQVYVRATLMVPDGTPTVWMGRWQGFSSMQRVAGPDLMLEIFRRKEFAHFTHFLYGGKEGVAEDLRDRLVRSYPWVRIIGTHTPPYRDLNQEEEDSLAGRIRDLKPDLIWVGISTPKQERFMMRFLPLLDSTVMFGVGAAFDFHTGRIKDAPQWVKSAGLQWLHRLIQDPRHLFWRYLRNNSSFLWHIMLQLTGLREYPQTEVDPGFSVRAQSVANR